The following proteins are encoded in a genomic region of bacterium:
- a CDS encoding amidohydrolase family protein, with product MLVLSTSVAAAVDPAAAPRDGGTLAVRGALLHTGSGDPIVDGGVLVEDGRITQVGPFASLSLPAGVTVLRAAVVTPGLIDARSTAGLTGMLNVPHDQDMLDHTASVQPELRALDAYNPQDELVAYLRSLGVTALHTGFAPGPPLSGQTMIVKTRGTTADEAALVPSAAVAVTLSPPKGFGGATELFTTRAKTVAVLRQDLIKAREYRDKLAAAGRDRKVTAPDRDLHLETLARVLDGELALLVTAHRVRDIANALRLKQEFGLRLWLDGAAEAHQLLPELKAAGVPVLLHPPMARSTGELENAAFTTAGLLRQAGVPFAFTSGYESYVPKVRVVLFEAAIAAGHGLDRLATLEALTIGAARLLGVADRIGSLEVGKDGDLALYDGDPFEYTTHCVGTVIEGRVVSDIVR from the coding sequence ATGCTCGTGCTTTCGACATCGGTCGCCGCCGCGGTCGACCCGGCGGCGGCACCGCGCGACGGCGGCACCCTGGCCGTGCGCGGAGCCCTGCTCCACACCGGCAGCGGGGACCCGATCGTGGACGGCGGGGTGCTCGTCGAGGACGGCCGGATCACGCAGGTCGGCCCGTTCGCCTCGTTGTCATTGCCCGCGGGCGTGACCGTCCTGCGCGCGGCCGTGGTCACGCCCGGCTTGATCGACGCGCGCAGCACCGCGGGCCTGACCGGGATGCTCAACGTCCCGCACGACCAGGACATGCTCGACCATACGGCGTCCGTGCAGCCCGAGCTGCGGGCCCTGGACGCCTACAACCCGCAGGACGAACTGGTGGCCTACCTGCGCTCGCTCGGCGTGACCGCGCTGCACACGGGCTTCGCTCCCGGTCCGCCGCTCTCGGGCCAGACGATGATCGTCAAGACCCGGGGCACGACCGCCGACGAGGCCGCGCTGGTGCCCTCGGCCGCGGTCGCGGTCACCCTGTCGCCGCCGAAGGGCTTCGGTGGCGCGACGGAACTGTTCACCACGCGCGCCAAGACCGTGGCGGTGCTGCGGCAGGACCTGATCAAGGCCCGTGAATACCGCGACAAGCTTGCAGCGGCAGGCCGCGACAGGAAAGTGACGGCGCCCGACCGCGACCTGCACCTGGAAACCCTGGCGCGCGTGCTGGACGGCGAGTTGGCGCTCCTGGTGACGGCCCACCGCGTGCGCGACATCGCGAACGCGCTGCGCCTGAAGCAGGAGTTCGGCCTGCGCCTGTGGCTGGACGGCGCCGCCGAGGCGCACCAGTTGCTGCCCGAGCTGAAGGCCGCCGGAGTGCCGGTGCTGCTGCACCCCCCGATGGCGCGTTCGACCGGCGAACTGGAGAACGCCGCCTTCACCACGGCGGGCCTGTTGCGGCAGGCCGGTGTGCCGTTCGCCTTCACGTCGGGCTACGAATCCTATGTGCCCAAGGTGAGGGTTGTGCTCTTCGAGGCCGCGATCGCGGCCGGGCACGGCCTCGATCGCCTGGCGACGCTGGAGGCCTTGACGATCGGCGCCGCGCGCCTGCTGGGCGTGGCCGACCGCATCGGCTCGCTCGAGGTCGGCAAGGACGGCGACCTGGCGCTCTACGACGGCGACCCGTTCGAGTATACGACGCACTGCGTCGGCACCGTCATCGAGGGTCGGGTCGTCTCGGACATCGTTCGTTGA
- a CDS encoding DMT family transporter — translation MTDFAPRRHLLPTLALLIFGGVCISWAAILVKVAVRQELGPTSIAFWRLLTGAVTLFAAAALTGRPLLLPPRLALLACLGGTIFTADLFLWHRSINLVGAGLATILASTQVFNTAILNWIFVGEKPRGRFFFAAAVGLFGVALLAGVGSDIALTGDYLRGVLLGLATGLAYGSYLLTTRHLGRREPPLSPITIVAWLSLGGAASSGLICLFENDPFLPATATAWSALLALGIAVQAGGWWAIATALPRVRGATGGLVLLLQPLLATVWGWLLFGERLAPLQLVGALLTLGAIYAGTLGLGRRPARDAQASRS, via the coding sequence TTGACCGACTTTGCACCGCGACGACACCTGCTGCCCACGCTGGCCCTGCTGATCTTCGGCGGGGTCTGCATTTCGTGGGCTGCCATCCTGGTCAAGGTGGCCGTCCGGCAGGAACTGGGGCCCACTTCGATCGCGTTCTGGCGGCTCCTGACGGGGGCCGTCACGTTGTTCGCGGCGGCGGCGCTGACCGGCCGTCCGCTGCTGCTGCCGCCGCGGCTGGCGCTGCTGGCCTGCCTGGGCGGGACCATCTTCACGGCCGACCTCTTCCTGTGGCACCGCTCGATCAACCTGGTCGGAGCGGGCCTGGCGACCATCCTCGCGAGCACGCAGGTCTTCAACACGGCCATCCTCAACTGGATTTTCGTGGGCGAGAAGCCGCGCGGGCGGTTCTTCTTCGCCGCGGCGGTGGGGCTGTTCGGCGTGGCGTTGCTGGCGGGCGTCGGCAGCGATATCGCGCTGACGGGCGACTACCTGCGCGGCGTGCTGCTGGGCCTGGCCACCGGGCTGGCCTACGGTTCCTACCTGCTGACCACGCGCCACCTGGGTCGCCGGGAGCCGCCGCTGTCGCCGATCACGATCGTCGCCTGGCTGTCGCTGGGCGGGGCCGCGAGCAGCGGGCTCATCTGCCTGTTCGAGAACGACCCGTTCCTGCCGGCAACGGCCACGGCCTGGTCGGCGCTGCTGGCGCTTGGCATCGCGGTGCAGGCCGGCGGCTGGTGGGCCATCGCCACGGCGCTGCCGCGCGTGCGCGGGGCCACCGGCGGGCTGGTGCTGCTGCTGCAGCCGCTGCTGGCCACGGTGTGGGGCTGGCTGCTGTTCGGTGAAAGGCTGGCGCCGCTGCAACTGGTCGGCGCGCTGTTGACGCTGGGGGCGATCTACGCCGGTACGCTGGGCCTCGGTCGCCGGCCGGCCCGGGATGCTCAGGCGTCGCGATCGTAG
- a CDS encoding penicillin-binding protein activator LpoB: MLVAGALLALAGCGGQKEVIRTDAGEQIDLSGNWNDTDAQKVSAALAAQISSGPWIENFLAEKGKKPTLIVAPVRNKTAEHIATKTLVDQLERDFINGGRVRVVASAEEREQVREERADQQEFSSPETMKKWGLEKGADVMLIGEINQIVDSEGKQSVRYYQVDCYLIDLQDNTKLWAGFEKIKKLVKG; the protein is encoded by the coding sequence ATGCTGGTGGCCGGCGCGCTGCTGGCGCTGGCCGGCTGCGGCGGCCAGAAGGAAGTCATCCGGACCGACGCGGGCGAGCAGATCGACCTGTCGGGCAACTGGAACGACACCGACGCCCAGAAGGTGTCGGCTGCCCTGGCCGCCCAGATCTCCAGCGGCCCGTGGATCGAGAACTTCCTGGCCGAGAAGGGCAAGAAGCCGACGTTGATCGTTGCCCCGGTCCGCAACAAGACGGCCGAGCACATCGCCACGAAGACGCTGGTGGACCAGCTCGAGCGCGACTTCATCAACGGCGGCCGCGTGCGCGTCGTGGCCTCGGCCGAGGAGCGCGAGCAGGTGCGCGAGGAGCGCGCCGACCAGCAGGAATTCTCCTCGCCGGAAACGATGAAGAAGTGGGGCCTCGAGAAGGGCGCCGACGTGATGCTGATCGGCGAGATCAACCAGATCGTCGACAGCGAGGGCAAGCAGTCGGTCCGCTACTACCAGGTGGACTGCTACCTCATCGACCTGCAGGACAACACCAAGCTCTGGGCGGGCTTCGAGAAGATCAAGAAGCTCGTCAAGGGATGA
- a CDS encoding DUF814 domain-containing protein → MPRPEKPERAPVRAWRYTLPGGWTVLAGKTDQDNDRLSIKVAKANDWWFHVRGLPGSHVVLQVPAGEEPDNETVKAAAAIAAWHSRKRESNQVSVSGTRARFVTKPKGAPPGTVEIRKEKTFVVRPAVPAAPAED, encoded by the coding sequence AAAGCCGGAGCGGGCCCCGGTCCGCGCCTGGCGCTACACGCTGCCCGGCGGCTGGACCGTGCTGGCCGGCAAGACCGACCAGGACAACGACCGCCTGTCGATCAAGGTCGCCAAGGCCAACGACTGGTGGTTCCACGTGCGCGGCCTGCCGGGCAGCCACGTGGTGCTGCAGGTGCCGGCCGGCGAGGAGCCGGACAACGAGACGGTGAAGGCCGCTGCGGCGATCGCCGCCTGGCACAGCCGCAAGCGCGAGTCGAACCAGGTTTCGGTCAGCGGCACCCGGGCGCGCTTCGTCACCAAGCCGAAGGGCGCGCCGCCCGGCACCGTCGAGATCCGCAAGGAGAAGACGTTCGTGGTGCGGCCGGCGGTTCCGGCAGCGCCGGCGGAAGACTAG
- a CDS encoding molybdopterin-dependent oxidoreductase has translation MSHDGSQGTGTGLAGGALVVGAPASGGQVGRNVAKIDAFKLARGEPVFTDDIHPTGMLWAKVLPSPHAHARIVKVDASRALLLDGVVDVAWHAQVKAIPHTRAGQSHPEPSPWDTVIMPEKARFIGDRVAVVVAETLEAAEQALGLIDVQYEVLPALTDMDEALARTDVLVHEVPDPRGIAEGGRTNVAARIDKQVGNVDEALKTCDHVVERTYWLPRVQASHIEPHVAISWLDEDGRLVVKTSTQVPFHLRRILARILELKEADVRIIKPRVGGGFGDKQEMVMEDLVALMTLRTRRPVRLEFTRAEELICARYRHPQRIVMTTGVMNDGTIIANRMHVTADTGAYGSHALTVQGNTGQKVLPMYPCANIHFQVTCLYTNNPVSGAFRGYGAPQGCFALESHIDEVAKVVGIERLELRRRNHIRLGDTDPLSAKLGEGKEGLVRIIRSTGLEKAIELGCEAIGWDRKLEPTAPHLRRGLGMALAMQGSGIAGVDWGAATVKLNEDGSVNLMVGATDIGQGSDTVLAQMCAQELGIAYEDVRVLSSDTDLTPFDVGAYASSTTYVSGGAVVKAARLVRDQLALVAAKKWDCAPEDVTFSNGTVGDGGARTLPMAELASFALYHTKMQPMATASHMSNESPPPFAAQFADVEVDPETGEVFLRRFVSAVDCGTPIHPDLVEGQIEGAVAQAIGYGLFEEVIIDRAGRVKNANFLDYKIASALDMPEMVTILVPTEEPSGPFGAKAAGEVPIDGPAPAIVNAICDAVGVRMYRIPATSERVWRQIKEAGE, from the coding sequence ATGAGCCACGACGGATCGCAGGGTACGGGGACCGGCCTGGCCGGCGGCGCACTTGTTGTCGGTGCGCCGGCGTCTGGCGGGCAGGTCGGCCGCAACGTCGCCAAGATCGACGCCTTCAAGCTCGCCCGCGGCGAGCCGGTGTTCACCGACGACATCCACCCGACGGGCATGCTCTGGGCGAAGGTGCTGCCGTCGCCGCATGCGCATGCGCGCATCGTGAAGGTGGATGCCTCGCGCGCCCTGCTCCTGGACGGCGTGGTCGACGTGGCCTGGCACGCCCAGGTCAAGGCCATCCCGCACACGCGTGCCGGCCAGAGCCACCCGGAGCCGTCGCCTTGGGACACGGTGATCATGCCCGAGAAGGCGCGCTTCATCGGCGACCGTGTCGCCGTCGTCGTGGCCGAGACGCTGGAGGCTGCCGAACAGGCCCTGGGCCTGATCGACGTGCAGTACGAGGTGCTGCCCGCGCTGACCGACATGGACGAGGCGCTGGCGCGCACGGACGTGCTGGTGCACGAGGTTCCCGACCCGCGCGGCATCGCCGAGGGCGGTCGCACCAACGTGGCGGCGCGCATCGACAAGCAGGTGGGCAACGTCGACGAGGCGCTGAAGACCTGCGACCACGTGGTCGAGCGCACCTACTGGCTGCCGCGGGTGCAGGCCAGCCACATCGAGCCGCACGTGGCCATCTCGTGGCTGGATGAGGACGGACGCCTTGTCGTGAAGACCAGCACGCAGGTGCCGTTCCACCTGCGGCGCATCCTGGCGCGCATCCTGGAGCTGAAGGAAGCGGATGTCCGCATCATCAAGCCACGTGTCGGCGGCGGCTTCGGCGACAAGCAGGAAATGGTGATGGAGGACCTGGTCGCCCTGATGACGCTGCGCACGCGGCGGCCGGTGCGACTCGAGTTCACGCGCGCCGAGGAACTGATCTGCGCGCGCTATCGCCACCCGCAGCGCATCGTGATGACGACCGGCGTGATGAACGACGGCACCATCATCGCCAACCGCATGCACGTGACCGCGGACACGGGCGCCTACGGGAGCCACGCATTGACGGTGCAGGGCAACACCGGGCAGAAGGTGCTGCCCATGTACCCGTGCGCCAACATCCACTTCCAGGTCACCTGCCTGTACACGAACAACCCGGTCAGCGGCGCCTTCCGCGGCTACGGCGCGCCGCAGGGGTGCTTTGCGCTGGAGAGCCACATCGACGAGGTGGCCAAGGTCGTCGGCATCGAAAGGCTGGAACTCCGGCGCCGCAATCACATTCGACTGGGCGATACCGACCCGCTGTCGGCCAAGCTCGGCGAGGGCAAGGAGGGGCTCGTGCGGATCATCCGCAGCACGGGCCTCGAGAAGGCCATCGAGCTGGGTTGCGAGGCCATCGGCTGGGACCGGAAGCTGGAGCCCACGGCGCCGCACCTGCGGCGCGGACTGGGCATGGCGCTGGCCATGCAGGGCTCGGGCATCGCGGGCGTCGATTGGGGCGCGGCCACGGTCAAGCTGAACGAGGACGGGTCGGTGAACCTGATGGTGGGCGCCACCGATATCGGCCAGGGTTCGGACACGGTGCTGGCGCAGATGTGCGCCCAGGAACTGGGCATTGCCTACGAGGACGTGCGCGTGCTGAGTTCCGACACCGACCTGACGCCGTTCGATGTCGGGGCCTACGCCTCGAGCACGACCTACGTGTCGGGCGGCGCGGTGGTCAAGGCGGCGCGGCTCGTGCGCGACCAGCTGGCGCTGGTGGCCGCGAAGAAGTGGGACTGCGCCCCGGAAGATGTCACCTTCTCGAACGGCACGGTGGGCGACGGCGGCGCCAGGACGCTGCCGATGGCCGAACTGGCCAGCTTCGCGCTGTACCACACGAAGATGCAGCCCATGGCGACGGCCAGCCACATGTCGAACGAGTCGCCGCCGCCGTTCGCGGCGCAGTTCGCCGATGTGGAGGTGGATCCCGAGACCGGCGAGGTGTTCCTGCGCAGGTTCGTCTCGGCCGTCGATTGCGGCACGCCCATCCATCCCGACCTGGTCGAGGGCCAGATCGAGGGCGCCGTGGCGCAGGCAATTGGTTACGGCCTCTTCGAGGAGGTCATCATCGACCGGGCCGGGCGCGTGAAGAACGCGAACTTCCTCGACTACAAGATCGCTTCGGCGCTGGACATGCCGGAGATGGTCACGATACTGGTTCCAACCGAGGAACCGAGCGGCCCCTTCGGGGCCAAGGCGGCCGGCGAGGTGCCCATCGACGGGCCGGCGCCGGCCATCGTCAATGCCATTTGCGATGCGGTGGGGGTCCGGATGTACAGGATTCCAGCCACTTCTGAACGCGTTTGGCGCCAGATCAAGGAGGCAGGCGAATGA
- a CDS encoding amidohydrolase family protein, which produces MALALATAGAAQAATTVFQHAHLIPIDAPETADGLLAVVDGRIAYAGPAAGYTIPADAVVVDATGRWIMPGLVDTHSHVGGFAAADDSGPIQPGVRVLDDVNVLDAGYRRVVAGGLTTLNVMPGSGFLSSGQTVYLKMRKVGRGEVLDAEGLAYTTDDGRGGRRVLGGLKMANGTNPQRKPPFPGTRGKSAQLVRSTFIKAQEYRAKVAAANGDAAKLPARDLDLETLVEVLDRKRVVHHHTHRADDIVTVLRLQQEFGFRLVLQHVSEGWKVADQIAAAGVPCSVIVIDAPGGKLEARELRFETGAILAEAGVKVAFHTDDWITDSRLFLRSAALGVRGGMQRADALRALTLAGAEMLDLQDRIGSLTAGKDADFIVLDGDPFSVYTRVRQTWVEGRQVFDLEDPDDRLHADGGQGAGANQTPYLCCADDGGES; this is translated from the coding sequence ATGGCTCTGGCGCTGGCGACGGCCGGCGCGGCCCAGGCCGCCACGACCGTCTTCCAGCATGCCCACCTGATCCCCATCGACGCCCCGGAAACGGCCGACGGCCTGCTGGCCGTCGTCGACGGCCGCATCGCGTACGCCGGCCCGGCCGCCGGCTACACGATTCCCGCGGACGCGGTCGTGGTCGACGCCACAGGCCGCTGGATCATGCCCGGCCTGGTCGACACCCACAGCCATGTCGGCGGCTTCGCCGCCGCCGACGACAGCGGGCCCATCCAGCCGGGTGTTCGCGTGCTGGACGACGTCAACGTGCTGGACGCCGGTTACCGCCGCGTCGTCGCGGGAGGGCTGACCACGCTCAACGTCATGCCGGGCTCCGGCTTCCTCAGCAGCGGCCAGACCGTCTACCTCAAGATGCGCAAGGTGGGTCGCGGCGAGGTGCTCGACGCCGAGGGACTGGCCTACACGACCGACGACGGCCGCGGCGGCCGTCGCGTGCTCGGCGGACTCAAGATGGCCAACGGCACCAACCCCCAGCGCAAGCCGCCGTTTCCGGGCACGCGCGGCAAGTCGGCGCAGCTGGTGCGTTCGACGTTCATCAAGGCGCAGGAGTACCGCGCCAAGGTGGCCGCGGCGAATGGCGATGCGGCCAAGCTGCCGGCGCGCGACCTGGATCTCGAGACGCTGGTCGAGGTGCTCGATCGAAAACGTGTTGTGCACCACCACACCCATCGTGCCGACGACATCGTCACCGTCCTGCGCCTGCAGCAGGAGTTCGGCTTCCGCCTCGTGCTCCAGCACGTGAGCGAGGGCTGGAAGGTGGCCGACCAGATCGCCGCGGCCGGGGTGCCGTGCTCGGTCATCGTCATCGACGCGCCGGGCGGCAAGCTCGAGGCGCGCGAATTGCGCTTCGAGACCGGCGCCATCCTGGCGGAAGCCGGCGTGAAGGTGGCCTTCCACACCGACGACTGGATCACCGACAGCCGCCTCTTCCTCCGCTCGGCGGCACTTGGCGTGCGCGGCGGCATGCAGCGCGCCGACGCGCTGCGCGCGCTCACGCTCGCCGGCGCCGAGATGCTCGACCTGCAGGACCGCATCGGTTCGCTGACGGCGGGCAAGGATGCCGACTTCATCGTGTTGGACGGTGACCCGTTCAGTGTCTACACGCGCGTACGGCAAACCTGGGTCGAGGGACGTCAGGTGTTCGACCTGGAGGATCCGGACGATCGCCTGCACGCGGACGGCGGCCAGGGAGCCGGCGCCAACCAGACCCCGTACCTGTGCTGCGCGGATGACGGAGGCGAGTCATGA
- a CDS encoding FAD binding domain-containing protein, translating into MWDLKEYRIAGSVGEAVAMMGRGPGKGVYIAGGTDLFLFPPQCDYVVDISHAGISSIARTPGGDVFIGAAATLHDVATNPFVAAYACGLLAQASSHCGNRPVRSTATLGGNLCNALPSADLAPALLALDAVCYVADEESQESLPLEDFFVGPRQTVLEGRLLVGIALPGDSAGRRAAARRLTRSAEDIALVQVAVALEVNEGRVGAVRIALGSVAPTPMRAMLAEAQLEGELVAHLTPDHLANAAAIAAGECEPIDDHRASADYRREMVGVLTRRLLAGLLAEMPGEGNEGGAA; encoded by the coding sequence ATGTGGGACCTGAAGGAGTACCGGATCGCCGGCAGCGTCGGCGAAGCGGTGGCGATGATGGGCCGTGGCCCGGGCAAGGGCGTGTACATTGCCGGCGGCACCGACCTGTTCCTGTTCCCCCCGCAATGCGACTACGTCGTCGACATCAGCCACGCCGGCATCTCGAGCATCGCGCGCACGCCCGGCGGGGATGTGTTCATCGGCGCTGCCGCCACGCTGCACGACGTGGCCACCAATCCCTTCGTGGCCGCCTATGCCTGTGGGCTCCTGGCCCAGGCCTCGTCGCATTGCGGCAACCGGCCGGTGCGCTCGACCGCCACGCTCGGCGGCAACCTCTGCAACGCCCTGCCTTCGGCCGACCTGGCGCCGGCGCTGCTGGCGCTCGATGCCGTCTGTTACGTGGCCGACGAAGAGAGCCAGGAGAGCCTGCCGCTGGAGGACTTCTTCGTCGGTCCCCGACAGACGGTCCTCGAAGGCCGCCTGCTCGTGGGCATTGCCCTGCCGGGAGACTCCGCCGGCCGACGCGCGGCCGCCAGGCGCCTGACGCGCTCGGCCGAGGACATCGCACTGGTGCAGGTCGCGGTCGCGCTCGAGGTGAACGAGGGGCGTGTCGGCGCCGTACGCATCGCCCTGGGCTCGGTGGCGCCCACGCCCATGAGGGCCATGCTGGCCGAGGCGCAACTGGAAGGCGAGCTGGTGGCCCACCTGACCCCGGACCACCTGGCCAATGCGGCGGCGATCGCCGCCGGCGAATGCGAACCGATCGATGACCACCGCGCCAGCGCCGATTACCGCCGCGAGATGGTGGGCGTCCTGACGCGCCGCCTGCTGGCCGGGCTGCTGGCCGAGATGCCCGGCGAGGGCAACGAGGGAGGCGCCGCGTGA
- a CDS encoding (2Fe-2S)-binding protein, giving the protein MKIALVLNGRNTEWEALPGATLLAVLRGEGLTAAKRGCETGDCGACTVLLDGQPVNSCVVAAARAHGRQVTTLEGLAGDPLLKQLQEALVEHAGIQCGYCTPGMLVSLLHLMRESRATGAQPDDHAIREALSGNLCRCTGYVKPVAAAAAVAAALSTIPASGTEAS; this is encoded by the coding sequence GTGAAGATCGCCCTGGTGCTCAACGGTCGGAACACCGAGTGGGAAGCGCTGCCCGGCGCCACCCTGCTCGCGGTGCTGCGGGGCGAAGGCCTCACTGCCGCCAAGCGCGGCTGCGAGACCGGCGACTGCGGCGCCTGCACGGTGCTGCTGGACGGTCAGCCGGTGAACAGTTGTGTCGTCGCTGCCGCGCGCGCTCACGGCCGCCAGGTGACGACACTCGAGGGATTGGCGGGGGATCCGCTGTTGAAGCAGTTGCAGGAGGCGCTGGTCGAGCACGCCGGCATCCAGTGCGGCTACTGCACGCCGGGAATGCTGGTCAGCCTGCTCCACCTGATGCGCGAGAGCCGCGCCACGGGAGCGCAGCCCGACGACCACGCGATCCGCGAGGCGCTCAGCGGCAACCTCTGCCGGTGCACGGGCTACGTCAAGCCGGTGGCGGCCGCGGCGGCAGTCGCAGCGGCGCTGTCGACCATTCCTGCCAGCGGCACGGAGGCCTCATGA
- a CDS encoding cupin, whose translation MAKLIPAPTIIEAAGNLPKKIEEFVGRVNSSTADVSIARMTSPPGWVEPGQTPMFDEYTLVLSGMLRVETAAGSLDVGPGQAVHCPAGQWVRYSSPEAGGAQYVAVCLPAFSPDTVRRDPS comes from the coding sequence ATGGCCAAGTTGATTCCCGCGCCCACCATCATCGAGGCGGCCGGCAACCTCCCCAAGAAGATCGAGGAGTTCGTCGGTCGCGTGAATTCGTCGACCGCGGACGTCAGCATCGCGCGCATGACCAGCCCGCCGGGCTGGGTCGAGCCCGGACAGACGCCGATGTTCGACGAGTACACGCTGGTCCTGTCGGGAATGCTCCGCGTGGAGACCGCTGCGGGCTCCCTCGACGTGGGACCCGGCCAGGCCGTGCACTGCCCGGCCGGGCAGTGGGTGCGCTACTCGTCGCCCGAAGCGGGCGGCGCGCAGTACGTGGCCGTGTGCCTGCCCGCCTTCTCACCCGACACCGTGCGCCGCGATCCGTCCTAG
- a CDS encoding 8-oxoguanine deaminase, whose product MNGTGEFLLTSATTLVTMNGSREVLTNAWVAARDGLVTEVGTGPVPEFPDGRPSAGRERFDATGCVVLPGLVNTHHHLYQTRTRAWRTAVDSELFPWLRTLYPVWARLDDDDFHRAAVVGCQELLRSGCTLTTDHHYLFPRAASAHLLDIIIDAALQTGIRFHPTRGSMSRSVKDGGLPPDDVVQDPDTILADCERVIDRWHDPRPGAAVRVALAPCSPFSVDPDLMRRTAELARRHSVRLHTHLAETRDENDYCTRIYGCRPLDFLESVGWVGPDVWLAHGIWFEDDEIARLGRAGTGIAHCPSSNMRLGSGICRVRELRRAGSPVGLAVDGSASNDSSNLLAELRQTLLLHRVLGGAAAMTVNEVLEMATLDGARCLGREDAGAVEPGRACDLAVFDLEAIGYDGADDPVAALLLCHPEPARATIVGGRVVYDRDA is encoded by the coding sequence ATGAACGGAACCGGGGAATTCCTGCTGACGAGCGCCACCACGCTGGTGACCATGAACGGGTCCCGCGAGGTGCTCACCAATGCCTGGGTGGCCGCCCGTGACGGCCTCGTCACGGAGGTCGGCACCGGGCCCGTGCCCGAGTTCCCGGACGGCCGGCCAAGCGCCGGCCGGGAGCGGTTCGACGCCACGGGCTGCGTGGTGCTGCCGGGCCTCGTGAATACGCACCACCACCTCTACCAGACGCGGACGCGGGCCTGGCGCACCGCCGTCGACAGCGAGTTGTTCCCGTGGCTGCGCACCCTCTACCCGGTGTGGGCCCGGCTCGATGACGATGACTTCCACCGCGCCGCCGTGGTCGGCTGCCAGGAACTGCTGCGCTCGGGCTGCACCCTGACCACCGACCACCACTACCTGTTCCCCCGCGCGGCCTCGGCGCACCTGCTGGACATCATCATCGACGCCGCGCTGCAGACCGGCATCCGCTTCCATCCCACGCGCGGTTCGATGAGCCGCTCGGTGAAGGACGGCGGCCTGCCTCCCGACGATGTGGTGCAGGACCCCGACACGATCCTCGCCGATTGCGAACGCGTCATCGACCGCTGGCACGACCCGCGCCCCGGCGCCGCGGTGCGCGTGGCGCTGGCGCCGTGCTCTCCGTTCTCGGTGGACCCCGACCTGATGCGGCGCACGGCCGAACTGGCGCGCCGCCATTCAGTACGCCTGCACACGCACCTGGCCGAGACGCGTGACGAGAACGACTACTGCACGCGGATCTACGGCTGCCGCCCGCTCGACTTCCTGGAGTCGGTCGGATGGGTGGGACCCGACGTGTGGCTGGCGCACGGCATCTGGTTCGAGGACGACGAGATCGCGCGGCTGGGCCGCGCCGGGACCGGCATCGCCCACTGCCCCTCGTCGAACATGCGGCTGGGTTCGGGCATCTGCCGCGTGCGCGAGCTGAGGCGTGCGGGCAGCCCGGTCGGCCTGGCGGTCGACGGTTCGGCGAGCAACGACAGCTCGAACCTCCTGGCCGAACTGAGGCAGACGCTGCTGCTGCACCGCGTGCTGGGCGGCGCTGCGGCAATGACGGTCAACGAAGTGCTGGAGATGGCGACGCTCGACGGCGCGCGCTGCCTGGGCCGCGAGGACGCCGGCGCGGTCGAGCCGGGCCGTGCCTGCGACCTGGCCGTGTTCGACCTCGAGGCGATCGGCTATGACGGCGCCGACGATCCGGTGGCGGCGCTGCTGCTCTGCCACCCGGAGCCGGCGCGCGCAACCATCGTCGGCGGGCGCGTGGTCTACGATCGCGACGCCTGA